One Acidobacteriota bacterium DNA segment encodes these proteins:
- a CDS encoding Gfo/Idh/MocA family oxidoreductase, which produces MSGAAGVATTMAGARAGAATQPAPTPFLAAPPLETVRIGFVGIGLQGGSHVNNLLRIPGCRIAAVCDTRPERTDWAAKAIVAAGHPPPAIYTRGPRDFERLCETEDLDLVYTATPWEWHVPVMLAAMAHGKHAATEVPAATTLEDCWALVEASERHERHAVMMENCNYDRMELMVFNMSRQGVFGELLHAEGGYLHDLRAIKWDTKNEGLWRRAWSAKLNGNLYPTHGLGPLANCLDINRGDRFDYLVSMSGPSRGLQDWAREHFPADAPQRRESFVLGDVNTSLMKTANGRTLLVQHCTNLPRPYSRIHMLQGTKGLFEGYPNRAYVEGRGKLDQWVPAEDLLAEFEHPLWAGMAARSSGAGHGGMDFIEDYRLVTCLREGRPTDMNVYDAAALSAVVEASVRSVASGSRPVDLPDFTRGRWRTNPKLDILRA; this is translated from the coding sequence ATGAGCGGCGCCGCCGGCGTCGCGACGACGATGGCCGGTGCGCGGGCCGGCGCCGCGACGCAGCCCGCGCCGACGCCGTTTCTCGCCGCGCCGCCGCTCGAGACGGTGCGCATCGGGTTCGTCGGCATCGGCTTGCAGGGTGGCAGCCACGTCAACAACCTGCTGCGCATTCCCGGGTGTCGGATCGCGGCCGTCTGCGACACTCGACCGGAGCGCACCGATTGGGCCGCGAAGGCCATCGTCGCGGCGGGCCATCCGCCGCCTGCCATCTACACGCGCGGCCCGCGCGACTTCGAGCGGCTGTGCGAGACGGAGGATCTCGACCTCGTCTACACCGCCACGCCGTGGGAGTGGCACGTGCCCGTGATGCTCGCGGCGATGGCACATGGCAAGCACGCGGCCACCGAAGTGCCGGCGGCGACAACGCTCGAGGATTGCTGGGCGCTCGTCGAGGCGTCCGAGCGGCACGAGCGCCACGCCGTGATGATGGAGAACTGCAACTACGACCGCATGGAGCTGATGGTGTTCAACATGAGCCGGCAGGGCGTCTTCGGAGAGCTGCTGCACGCCGAAGGCGGCTACCTGCACGACCTGCGGGCGATCAAGTGGGACACGAAGAACGAGGGGCTGTGGCGCCGCGCCTGGTCGGCGAAGCTGAACGGCAACCTGTATCCGACGCACGGGCTCGGGCCGCTCGCCAACTGCCTCGACATCAACCGCGGCGACCGCTTCGACTACCTCGTGTCGATGAGCGGACCTTCGCGGGGCCTGCAGGACTGGGCGCGCGAACACTTCCCGGCGGACGCGCCCCAGCGCCGCGAGTCGTTCGTGCTCGGCGACGTCAACACGAGCCTGATGAAAACGGCCAACGGCCGGACGCTCCTGGTGCAGCACTGCACGAACCTGCCGCGGCCGTACAGCCGGATCCACATGCTGCAGGGGACGAAGGGGCTGTTCGAGGGCTATCCCAACCGGGCGTACGTCGAAGGACGCGGCAAGCTGGATCAGTGGGTGCCGGCAGAGGATCTGCTCGCCGAGTTCGAGCATCCGCTCTGGGCCGGCATGGCCGCGCGGTCGTCGGGCGCGGGGCACGGCGGCATGGACTTCATCGAGGACTACCGGCTCGTCACGTGCCTGCGCGAAGGGCGACCCACCGACATGAACGTCTACGACGCTGCGGCGCTGAGCGCCGTCGTCGAGGCGAGCGTGCGGTCGGTCGCGTCCGGAAGCCGGCCGGTCGATCTGCCGGACTTCACCCGCGGACGCTGGCGGACGAACCCGAAGCTCGACATCCTTCGCGCCTGA